In a single window of the Nicotiana tomentosiformis chromosome 8, ASM39032v3, whole genome shotgun sequence genome:
- the LOC138897669 gene encoding uncharacterized protein: MAVDMNIKDLLVVGDSNLLIHQVLGEWSTKNVKILPYLHCAKELCKNFTKIMFTHVPKIQNEFTNALATLSSMIQHPDKNYIDHIEDEIRDQHAYCFHVNEEPDGKPWYQDIKRFLEPGEYTENDINS, from the coding sequence ATGGCagtcgacatgaacatcaaagaTCTTTTGGTCGTAGGGGATTCCAATCTATTGATACACCAAGTCCTAGGGGAATGGTCCACCAAAAATGTCAAGATCCTTCCATACCTGCATTGTGCAAAAGAGCTATGCAAGAATTTCACGAAGATTATGTTCACGCACGTCCCCAAGATTCAGAACGAGTTCACCAACGCCCTTGCAACTCTATCATCCATGATtcagcatccagacaagaactaTATCGACCATATCGAGGATGAGATCAGGGATCAACATGCCTATTGCTTCCATGTAAACGAAGAGCCAgatggtaaaccatggtatcaAGACATCAAGAGATTTCTTGAACCAGGAGAATACACGGAGAATGATATTAATAGTTAG